A single window of Leclercia adecarboxylata DNA harbors:
- a CDS encoding HlyD family type I secretion periplasmic adaptor subunit has translation MNNKNKGPEMPDADLVDINIWPPLIRGLAVILIAVGGFLLWAVKAPLDAGVVADGTVTVSSNRKTIQHLSGGRVTDIFMKEGEAVKKNQVLMHLDTLQLDMRYSALSAQYISAKTSEDRLLAERNGAETITFSETLLKNFANNKRLAESQQLQAKLFETRRKNIQDELSMIDESLDGLVGQTENLNKIKGYREHQFTLINRELGAIRALSEKNYYPKAQLMVLEREAAEISSTVSEDILNIAKLKSQQNELRIKAYQVQHQYQREVESELTDKQKEVAMLEDELQSTRHELDNTVIRSPIDGIVLDVKVSTVGGVIQPGEHLMDIVAAGQPLQIDAKIPVQAIDKMAPGLTVDVMFPALNHALLPSVPARVLTVSADRLTDKVTQQPYYLAEVQVSPEGVRLLRDHKIKAGMPASVTIKTGERTFLSYLFKPLMARLELAFKEI, from the coding sequence ATGAACAACAAGAATAAAGGCCCTGAGATGCCAGACGCCGACCTCGTCGATATCAATATCTGGCCACCGTTGATTCGCGGCCTGGCGGTGATCCTCATTGCCGTCGGCGGGTTTTTACTCTGGGCAGTGAAAGCGCCGCTGGATGCCGGGGTGGTGGCCGACGGCACGGTGACGGTCTCCAGCAACCGCAAAACCATCCAGCACTTAAGCGGCGGCCGGGTGACCGATATCTTTATGAAGGAAGGGGAAGCGGTGAAAAAGAACCAGGTGTTAATGCACCTCGACACCCTGCAGCTGGATATGCGCTACAGCGCGTTAAGTGCCCAGTATATCTCCGCCAAAACCAGCGAAGACCGGCTGCTGGCAGAGCGAAACGGCGCAGAGACCATCACCTTCAGCGAAACCCTGCTCAAAAACTTCGCCAACAATAAACGCCTGGCGGAGAGCCAGCAGCTCCAGGCCAAACTCTTTGAGACCCGGCGGAAAAATATTCAGGATGAGCTGTCGATGATCGACGAGTCCCTCGACGGGCTGGTCGGGCAGACGGAGAACCTCAATAAAATTAAAGGCTACCGCGAGCATCAGTTCACGCTGATCAACAGAGAGCTGGGGGCCATCCGGGCGCTGAGCGAGAAGAACTACTATCCCAAAGCCCAGCTGATGGTGCTGGAGCGTGAGGCGGCGGAGATCTCCAGCACCGTCTCGGAGGATATTCTCAACATCGCCAAACTCAAGTCGCAGCAGAACGAACTGCGGATCAAAGCGTACCAGGTGCAGCACCAGTACCAGCGGGAGGTGGAGTCCGAGTTGACGGATAAGCAAAAAGAGGTGGCGATGCTGGAGGATGAGTTACAGTCGACCCGCCACGAGCTGGATAACACCGTGATCCGCTCGCCCATCGACGGCATTGTGCTGGATGTCAAAGTCAGCACCGTGGGCGGGGTGATCCAGCCCGGGGAACACCTGATGGATATCGTGGCCGCCGGACAGCCGCTGCAAATCGACGCCAAAATTCCGGTGCAGGCCATCGATAAAATGGCCCCGGGGCTGACCGTGGACGTGATGTTCCCGGCCCTGAACCACGCCCTGCTACCGTCGGTCCCTGCCCGGGTGCTCACCGTCTCGGCAGATCGTCTGACCGACAAAGTGACCCAGCAGCCCTATTACCTGGCCGAAGTGCAGGTCTCCCCCGAGGGGGTGCGTTTGCTGCGCGATCACAAGATTAAAGCCGGGATGCCCGCCAGCGTAACCATCAAAACCGGGGAGCGCACCTTCCTGAGCTACCTGTTCAAACCGCTGATGGCCCGTCTTGAGCTGGCGTTTAAAGAGATTTGA
- a CDS encoding YceI family protein, whose translation MLRLLLLLVVTLVCPPLFAVPVAHTIDTNKTAIKLSWRAFGGIPSWAHLKGVTGTVTLNPDNEFDDRINVTVPVATLQASNNLLTWQLKSDMFFDAARYPTITFSSTRVVKLGPDRYRAFGTLTVRGLSRPVILDARLDRLTGETIALHATTAISRSAYKMDRFALVVDDRIAIAIEIQAKPSPTG comes from the coding sequence ATGCTGCGCCTTCTTCTCCTGCTGGTGGTCACGCTCGTTTGCCCGCCGCTTTTTGCCGTGCCGGTCGCCCATACCATCGACACGAACAAAACCGCGATCAAGCTGTCGTGGCGCGCCTTTGGCGGTATACCGTCGTGGGCGCATCTGAAGGGGGTAACGGGAACGGTCACGCTGAACCCGGACAATGAATTTGATGACCGCATCAACGTCACCGTTCCGGTGGCGACGCTACAGGCCTCCAATAACCTGCTCACCTGGCAGCTGAAAAGCGATATGTTTTTTGACGCCGCCCGCTACCCGACCATCACCTTTTCCAGCACCCGGGTGGTGAAGCTCGGCCCGGATCGCTACCGCGCTTTCGGTACGCTCACCGTCCGGGGTCTCAGCCGTCCGGTGATCCTCGATGCCCGGCTCGATCGTCTGACGGGAGAAACGATCGCCCTGCATGCCACCACCGCCATCTCCCGGTCGGCCTATAAAATGGATCGCTTTGCGCTGGTGGTGGACGATCGGATCGCCATTGCCATTGAGATCCAGGCGAAGCCCTCCCCCACAGGATAA
- a CDS encoding type I secretion system permease/ATPase translates to MPRQYKSTELKKALKGTRPAFITLLFFGSVINMLMLAPAIYMLQVYDRVLASQNTTTLLMLTLLIIGLYTVIGMIEFARSSVMTRLGNRLDVKLNQLVFNAAFKRKIATGDNNPAQALNELAQIRQILSGNSLFALLDIPWTPFYLLVAFLVHPLLGYLSLGGILILLCLTLLTELSTKTPIQQAQMLSVSNSIILNKQLQNSDTIEAMGMLATLKKHWLEGHTKVMVIQTHIADKSAVYSSLSRFVRVLLQSVSLGAGALLVIAGEITPGLMIAASIILGRVLSPVEQIIGSWKQFVQFRSSWKQLTRLLEEYPAPKAILTLPTPKGVISVEAVFAAPPGQKVATLRNVSFQLEQGEVLGIIGPSASGKSSLAKLLVGVWQPMAGKVRLDGADICQWDKTLLGPSMGYLPQDVELFDGSIAQNISRFGEANSELIVAAAQLAGVHEMILRLPQGYDTPLGASGHQLSGGQRQRIGLARAVYNNPAFIVLDEPNANLDDAGEMALIKAINALRAQGQTVVLISHRPTLLGVVNKVLLINEGAVQAFGPREQVFANLRQANMLKSVPVAPAAVSPAPVETQPSPREALS, encoded by the coding sequence ATGCCGCGCCAGTATAAGTCAACAGAACTGAAAAAAGCCCTCAAGGGGACCAGGCCTGCATTTATTACCCTGCTGTTTTTTGGCAGCGTGATAAATATGCTTATGCTGGCGCCGGCTATTTATATGCTACAGGTGTACGACCGGGTTCTGGCCAGCCAGAACACCACCACCCTGCTGATGCTCACGTTACTGATTATCGGGTTATATACCGTCATCGGAATGATTGAGTTCGCCCGTTCCAGCGTGATGACCCGGCTGGGCAACCGTCTCGACGTGAAGTTAAATCAGCTGGTCTTTAATGCCGCCTTTAAGCGCAAAATTGCGACGGGCGATAATAACCCGGCGCAGGCGCTGAACGAGCTGGCGCAGATCCGCCAGATCCTCTCCGGCAACAGTCTGTTTGCCCTGCTCGATATTCCCTGGACGCCCTTCTATTTATTAGTGGCGTTCCTGGTCCATCCCCTGCTGGGTTATTTGTCCCTCGGCGGGATCCTGATTTTACTCTGCCTGACGCTGCTCACGGAGCTCTCCACCAAAACGCCGATTCAACAGGCGCAGATGCTGAGCGTCAGCAATTCCATCATCCTTAACAAGCAGCTGCAGAACTCCGACACCATCGAAGCGATGGGGATGCTCGCCACCCTGAAAAAGCACTGGCTGGAAGGCCACACCAAAGTGATGGTGATCCAGACCCACATTGCCGATAAATCGGCGGTCTACAGCAGCCTGAGCCGGTTTGTCCGCGTGCTGCTACAGTCCGTGTCGCTGGGAGCCGGTGCCCTGCTGGTGATCGCCGGTGAAATCACCCCCGGGCTGATGATTGCCGCCTCGATCATCCTCGGACGCGTGCTGAGCCCGGTGGAGCAGATCATCGGCAGCTGGAAGCAGTTCGTGCAGTTCCGCAGCAGCTGGAAGCAGCTCACCCGCCTGCTGGAAGAGTACCCGGCACCGAAAGCGATCCTCACCCTGCCGACCCCGAAAGGCGTCATCAGCGTCGAAGCGGTGTTTGCCGCCCCTCCGGGACAGAAAGTCGCCACCCTGCGCAACGTCTCGTTCCAGCTCGAACAGGGCGAAGTGCTGGGGATCATCGGCCCTTCCGCCTCCGGCAAGAGCTCTCTGGCGAAGCTGCTGGTGGGGGTGTGGCAGCCCATGGCCGGTAAAGTGCGGCTGGATGGCGCCGACATCTGCCAGTGGGATAAAACCCTGCTCGGCCCGTCGATGGGCTATCTGCCGCAGGACGTGGAGCTGTTTGACGGCAGTATCGCCCAGAACATCTCCCGCTTTGGCGAGGCCAACAGCGAGCTTATCGTGGCCGCGGCGCAGCTGGCAGGGGTTCACGAGATGATATTGCGGCTGCCGCAGGGCTACGACACCCCGCTTGGCGCAAGCGGCCATCAGCTCTCCGGCGGGCAGCGTCAGCGCATCGGCCTGGCGCGGGCGGTGTACAACAACCCCGCTTTTATCGTCCTCGATGAGCCCAACGCCAACCTCGACGACGCCGGAGAGATGGCCCTGATCAAGGCCATCAATGCCCTGCGCGCTCAGGGGCAGACGGTGGTGCTGATCTCCCATCGTCCGACCCTGCTGGGGGTAGTGAATAAAGTGCTGCTGATTAATGAAGGTGCCGTTCAGGCCTTCGGCCCGCGGGAGCAGGTGTTTGCCAACCTGCGCCAGGCCAACATGCTGAAATCGGTCCCCGTCGCACCCGCAGCCGTTAGCCCGGCACCTGTTGAAACCCAACCATCCCCACGTGAGGCATTATCATGA
- a CDS encoding peroxidase family protein, whose protein sequence is MAEQYDFTVTLHDLEFILKQIKISESATNADGTVNGDALRDAVGDPLLPYGIRTVDGSWNNLLPGQEMYGSADQTMPRLVPLDLEAIQNNPELAKYLSTSGPNGVVTDSDPRTISNIISDQTANNPAAVDAAEGLKDAPGGGTSENGSLSIPNLSPDVGLSPAFNGWMTFFGQFFDHGLDLIPKEGNGIVFIPLMPDDPLYKEGSPTNFMILTRAKVDATHNTVNTTTPWIDQNQTYTSHPSHQIFLREFTIIDGKPEPTGNLLDGAHGIATWGEVKAHALQFLGIQLTDADIFNVPLLATDRYGNLMLSANGKVQIVTLHGLVEANGGLLPSDTLRTGHAFLDDIAHTAVPKVDANGVLLADANDVIGGAPEAGTYDNELLDRHFITGDGRGNENIGLTAVHSVFHDEHNRLVEQYKATILGSGDISVINQWLMPNHQITEIPADTSTLVWNGEYLFQAGRFTTEMEYQHLVFEEFARAVQPAVDPFVFSNTADINPAIFAEFAHVVYRFGHSMLTESVDRIGMDMASDDLGLIQAFLNPLAFDNDGSMESHAAIGAIVRGMTRQVGNEIDEFLTGALRNNLVGLPLDLGALNIARGRDTFMPTLNQARAQFFELTGNSELKPYESWADFAVYLKNTASILNFMAAYGQHQLILDAQTIEGKRAAVDFLLFGDANDPRRADAFDFFNSTGAWANKETGLNMVDFWIGGLAERKNEFGGMLGSTFNFVFETQMEMLQDGDRFYYLSRTQGLNMLTQLEANSFAALVMRNSDLGNEGSSHVHAKLFMTPDHILEVNTGVQIGADPKWGNALKDLLTPLVVRKAAGADVDGDGKADGAYLKYIGDGHVVLGGSAGNDTLIGGKGIDSLWGDGGNDRLDGGDEADTVHGGDGDDIITDTGTPVGGADFLHGDAGNDVIFSGNGNDLSFGGSGQDFIVVGEDAQEVFGGLGNDFIMGGSGADALLGNEGDDWLEGGDGFDSLTGENSELFFNSTIVGHDVLNGQGNDTDYDGEAGDDIMVQGAGIQRNNGMAGFDWAIHKGDVVGANSDLGIPIFVNQQEFILRDRFDLVEGLSGWKFDDVLTGTDQPLGTAPVQGTPLSNNLTLEGVARINGLDKVVGSNLINGAVDGVVLNPDNGADIILGGGGSDRIMGKAGNDIIDGDAWLNVRIEVRDAQGGVIKSVDSMKELNADMLNRVINPGQLHIVREILNDGNNGETDVALYRDVNGNYNFTRNADGSLTVNHATVSANLPLGDGTDRLLNIEKLEFGDNTQLWVTSQKATGDVNISNKAPGVGDLLRVSTANLADGNGLADNLPITYTWQALIGGQWLDQATGTEFRVGNNLFGSQLRVTASFTDRMGDAESLVSAITGTVGPRDQPTRGVPVVSDLTPTRTLALTADVSGITDGDGLTNGNNFRYQWQMSAGLGFVNIAGATAATFIPTLATVERQLRVIVTVTDDEGNPSVTLTSAPTQLVGNLLTGNNGANTLFGTSGSDYIDGGAGNDTLLGLAGDDVLIGGTGNDDLDGGEGADQMAGGVGNDTYHVDNAGDVITEGANAGTDLVEVTAASYVMADNLENLTYTGTGNFNGTGNALANTMTGGRGNDTLNGMDGDDTLFGLAGNDTLIGGNGNDRLDGGQGADAMTGGLGNDLYTVDNAGDTVVEGVNGGTDTVRVSLNTFTLSQDVEVLTFTGNGGFTGTGNALANTITGGTGVDRLNGAGGNDTLTGAGGNDVFIFGASFGQDIITDFDSNAAGGQDVINLAGRGLTAGNYLNSISVTANGTSTVLSFASGERITLLNTAVSSITGTDFQFS, encoded by the coding sequence ATGGCCGAACAATATGATTTTACTGTCACGCTGCATGACCTCGAATTTATTCTCAAGCAGATCAAGATCTCCGAATCCGCCACGAATGCCGATGGCACCGTCAACGGCGACGCGCTGCGTGACGCGGTAGGTGACCCGCTGCTCCCGTACGGCATACGTACCGTGGACGGCTCCTGGAACAACCTGTTACCGGGTCAGGAGATGTACGGCTCTGCCGACCAGACCATGCCAAGGCTGGTGCCGCTGGATCTGGAAGCCATTCAGAACAATCCAGAGCTGGCTAAATATCTGAGTACCTCCGGCCCTAACGGCGTGGTGACCGATTCCGACCCGCGCACCATCAGTAATATTATTTCCGACCAGACCGCCAATAACCCGGCGGCAGTGGATGCGGCGGAAGGACTCAAAGACGCCCCCGGGGGCGGCACCAGCGAGAACGGCAGTCTGTCCATCCCTAACCTCTCCCCGGATGTCGGGTTATCGCCCGCCTTCAACGGCTGGATGACCTTCTTCGGCCAGTTCTTTGACCACGGTCTGGATCTGATCCCCAAAGAGGGCAACGGGATCGTGTTTATTCCGCTGATGCCTGACGATCCGCTGTACAAAGAGGGCTCCCCGACGAACTTCATGATCCTCACCCGGGCTAAAGTGGATGCCACCCATAATACGGTGAACACCACCACCCCGTGGATCGATCAGAACCAGACCTACACCTCCCATCCGTCGCACCAGATCTTCCTGCGCGAATTCACCATCATTGATGGCAAGCCTGAGCCCACCGGTAATCTGCTGGATGGCGCGCACGGGATCGCCACCTGGGGGGAGGTCAAAGCTCATGCCCTGCAGTTCCTCGGCATTCAGCTGACCGATGCGGATATTTTCAACGTGCCGCTGCTGGCGACCGACCGCTACGGCAACCTGATGTTAAGCGCCAACGGCAAGGTGCAGATTGTCACCCTCCACGGGCTGGTTGAGGCCAACGGCGGCTTGCTGCCTTCTGACACCCTGCGTACCGGCCATGCCTTCCTCGATGACATCGCCCACACCGCCGTGCCGAAAGTTGACGCCAACGGCGTCCTGCTGGCCGATGCCAACGATGTGATTGGCGGCGCGCCAGAAGCCGGCACCTACGACAACGAACTGCTCGATCGCCACTTCATTACCGGTGACGGTCGCGGCAACGAGAACATCGGCTTAACCGCGGTGCACTCGGTGTTCCACGACGAACATAACCGTCTGGTGGAGCAGTACAAAGCCACCATTCTGGGCTCCGGCGATATCAGCGTGATCAACCAGTGGCTGATGCCGAACCACCAGATCACCGAGATCCCGGCGGATACCAGCACCCTGGTGTGGAACGGCGAATACCTGTTCCAGGCCGGTCGCTTCACGACCGAGATGGAATACCAGCACCTGGTATTTGAAGAGTTTGCCCGCGCCGTCCAGCCGGCGGTCGACCCCTTTGTCTTCTCGAACACCGCCGACATCAACCCGGCGATCTTCGCCGAGTTCGCCCACGTGGTCTACCGCTTCGGCCACTCGATGCTCACCGAGAGCGTCGATCGTATCGGCATGGATATGGCAAGTGACGACCTGGGGCTTATTCAGGCCTTCCTTAACCCACTGGCCTTCGATAACGACGGCTCGATGGAAAGTCATGCCGCTATCGGCGCGATTGTGCGCGGGATGACCCGTCAGGTGGGCAACGAAATCGATGAGTTCCTGACCGGTGCCCTGCGCAATAACCTGGTCGGTCTGCCGCTGGATCTCGGCGCACTTAACATCGCCCGCGGCCGCGACACCTTTATGCCCACCCTCAATCAGGCCCGTGCGCAGTTCTTCGAACTGACGGGCAACAGCGAATTGAAACCCTACGAGAGCTGGGCTGACTTTGCTGTTTACCTGAAAAATACCGCCTCGATCCTCAACTTTATGGCCGCCTACGGACAGCATCAGTTGATCCTGGATGCACAGACCATCGAAGGTAAACGCGCAGCGGTAGATTTCCTGCTGTTTGGTGATGCCAACGATCCACGGCGCGCCGATGCGTTTGACTTCTTCAACAGCACGGGCGCATGGGCTAACAAAGAAACGGGCCTGAACATGGTCGACTTCTGGATTGGCGGCCTGGCAGAGCGGAAAAATGAGTTCGGCGGCATGCTCGGATCCACCTTCAACTTCGTCTTTGAGACGCAGATGGAGATGCTGCAGGACGGGGACCGTTTCTACTACCTGAGCCGTACCCAGGGCCTTAACATGCTGACCCAGCTGGAGGCCAACTCCTTTGCCGCCCTGGTGATGCGTAACAGCGACCTCGGCAATGAAGGCTCCTCTCACGTGCATGCGAAACTGTTCATGACCCCGGATCATATTCTGGAAGTGAACACCGGGGTACAGATTGGCGCCGATCCTAAATGGGGTAATGCGCTGAAAGACCTGCTCACCCCGCTGGTGGTACGCAAAGCGGCCGGGGCGGACGTTGACGGCGATGGCAAGGCGGATGGCGCTTACCTGAAATACATCGGCGACGGGCACGTAGTACTGGGGGGCTCTGCCGGTAACGACACCTTAATCGGCGGTAAAGGGATCGACAGCCTGTGGGGCGACGGCGGCAACGACCGTCTCGACGGCGGCGATGAAGCCGATACCGTGCACGGCGGCGACGGGGACGACATCATCACCGACACCGGTACGCCGGTTGGCGGAGCGGACTTCCTGCACGGCGATGCCGGAAACGACGTCATCTTCTCCGGCAACGGTAACGACCTGAGCTTCGGCGGCAGCGGCCAGGACTTTATTGTGGTGGGCGAGGATGCGCAGGAGGTGTTTGGCGGTCTGGGCAATGACTTCATCATGGGTGGCTCCGGTGCCGACGCGCTGCTGGGGAACGAAGGTGATGACTGGCTTGAAGGCGGCGACGGCTTTGACTCCCTGACGGGTGAAAACTCCGAGCTGTTCTTCAACAGTACCATTGTCGGTCACGACGTGCTGAACGGTCAGGGGAACGACACTGACTACGACGGCGAAGCGGGCGATGACATCATGGTCCAGGGGGCGGGCATCCAGCGTAACAACGGGATGGCGGGCTTCGACTGGGCAATCCATAAGGGCGACGTTGTCGGCGCCAACTCTGACCTCGGCATTCCGATCTTCGTTAACCAGCAGGAGTTTATCCTGCGGGATCGCTTCGACCTGGTGGAGGGGCTGTCGGGCTGGAAATTTGACGACGTGCTCACCGGGACCGATCAGCCGCTTGGTACCGCCCCGGTTCAGGGAACGCCGCTCTCCAACAACCTCACCCTGGAAGGGGTGGCGCGGATCAATGGCCTCGATAAGGTGGTCGGCAGCAACCTGATCAACGGCGCCGTGGATGGCGTGGTGCTGAACCCGGACAACGGCGCGGACATTATTCTCGGCGGCGGCGGCAGCGACCGCATCATGGGTAAAGCGGGGAATGACATCATTGATGGCGACGCCTGGCTGAACGTGCGGATCGAAGTGCGTGACGCACAGGGCGGGGTCATCAAGAGCGTCGACAGCATGAAAGAACTCAATGCCGACATGCTGAACCGCGTGATCAACCCGGGGCAGCTGCACATCGTGCGTGAGATCCTCAATGACGGTAACAATGGCGAAACCGACGTTGCGCTCTACCGCGACGTTAACGGTAACTACAACTTTACCCGCAACGCCGACGGCAGCCTGACGGTCAACCACGCCACCGTCTCCGCCAACCTGCCTTTAGGTGACGGCACCGACCGCCTGCTGAATATCGAAAAACTGGAGTTTGGCGACAACACCCAGCTGTGGGTGACATCGCAAAAGGCTACCGGCGACGTCAATATCAGCAATAAGGCGCCTGGGGTGGGCGATCTGCTGCGGGTCAGCACCGCTAACCTGGCGGATGGCAACGGCCTGGCGGACAACCTGCCGATCACCTACACCTGGCAGGCGCTGATTGGCGGCCAGTGGCTCGACCAGGCCACCGGCACCGAGTTCCGGGTGGGCAATAACCTCTTTGGGTCGCAGCTGCGGGTGACCGCCAGCTTCACCGACCGGATGGGCGATGCCGAATCCCTGGTGTCGGCGATCACTGGCACGGTAGGACCACGGGATCAACCGACTCGCGGCGTGCCGGTGGTCAGCGACCTGACGCCGACCCGCACCCTGGCCCTGACGGCTGACGTCTCGGGCATTACCGATGGCGATGGCCTGACCAACGGCAACAACTTCCGCTACCAGTGGCAGATGAGTGCCGGTCTGGGCTTCGTCAACATTGCCGGGGCCACGGCGGCCACCTTTATTCCGACCCTGGCGACGGTAGAGCGGCAGCTGCGGGTGATCGTCACCGTGACCGACGATGAAGGCAACCCGTCGGTGACCCTGACCTCAGCCCCGACCCAGCTGGTCGGTAATCTGCTGACCGGTAACAACGGGGCCAACACCCTGTTCGGCACATCCGGCAGTGACTACATCGACGGCGGCGCGGGTAACGATACCCTGCTCGGCCTGGCGGGGGACGACGTGCTGATCGGCGGGACGGGCAATGACGATCTGGACGGCGGCGAGGGTGCTGACCAGATGGCGGGCGGCGTCGGCAACGACACCTATCACGTGGATAACGCAGGCGACGTTATCACGGAGGGGGCCAACGCCGGGACCGATCTGGTCGAGGTCACCGCCGCCAGCTACGTGATGGCCGATAACCTTGAAAACCTGACCTATACCGGAACAGGCAACTTCAACGGTACCGGCAACGCGCTGGCCAACACCATGACCGGCGGCAGAGGGAACGATACCCTGAACGGGATGGATGGCGACGATACCCTGTTCGGTCTGGCCGGGAACGACACCCTGATCGGTGGGAACGGTAACGACAGACTTGACGGCGGCCAGGGCGCCGACGCCATGACCGGCGGACTCGGAAACGATCTCTATACCGTGGATAACGCGGGCGATACGGTGGTGGAAGGGGTCAACGGCGGGACCGATACCGTCCGGGTCAGTCTCAACACCTTTACCCTGAGCCAGGATGTCGAAGTGTTGACCTTTACCGGCAACGGTGGCTTCACCGGGACCGGTAACGCCCTGGCGAACACTATCACCGGCGGTACGGGCGTGGATCGGCTGAACGGCGCGGGCGGAAATGACACCCTCACCGGCGCAGGCGGCAACGATGTCTTTATCTTCGGCGCCTCTTTCGGGCAGGACATCATTACCGATTTCGACAGTAACGCGGCCGGGGGCCAGGACGTCATTAACCTGGCAGGCAGGGGTCTTACTGCGGGCAATTACCTTAACAGCATCTCGGTAACGGCCAATGGGACGTCGACGGTTCTGAGCTTCGCGAGTGGTGAACGAATCACCTTACTGAATACGGCGGTGAGCTCAATAACAGGAACTGATTTCCAGTTCAGTTAA
- a CDS encoding ASCH domain-containing protein encodes MDFVDSLKLKYPGARAWAFGDSPEMANELAALVVKGMKTASCCSLASFNADDSASLPGSYHIILNGQDAPVCVIRMVSLRLMRFSEVTEAFARREGEGDLSLDYWREEHKAFFTREGVYADDMELVAEEFVVVEVL; translated from the coding sequence ATGGATTTTGTTGATAGCTTAAAACTGAAATATCCGGGCGCCCGGGCATGGGCTTTCGGGGACAGTCCTGAGATGGCCAACGAACTTGCGGCTCTGGTCGTCAAAGGGATGAAGACCGCCTCCTGCTGCTCGCTGGCCTCTTTTAATGCCGATGACTCCGCCTCCTTGCCCGGGAGTTACCATATTATTCTTAACGGCCAGGACGCGCCGGTCTGCGTCATCAGAATGGTTTCTCTGCGCCTGATGCGCTTCTCTGAGGTCACGGAAGCCTTTGCCCGCCGGGAAGGGGAAGGGGATTTGAGTCTGGACTACTGGCGCGAGGAGCATAAGGCGTTTTTCACCCGGGAAGGGGTTTATGCGGATGATATGGAGCTGGTGGCTGAGGAGTTTGTGGTGGTTGAAGTGCTGTGA